GTCGCGCTCGGCAGCAGCACGCCCGCGAGCGTCTGCACGGCTTCCGTCAGCAGGCCGAGCGGGCTGCCGGGAATCAGCACGAGTCCGGCAGCCGCCGCGACGATCCCGAAGTACACCAGATAAAAGCCCTTTGCATCGGCGACACCGCGATGCAGCGAATGACGGATCTTGAACACGTCGCCGATTGCATAGGCCGTCGACAGCGACACGGCCGCCGCGCCGATGATGCATGCGTCGATCAGCGCAATCGCGAACAGCACGGCAGGCGTGCGGCCCGCATACTTTTCGAGGCCGGCGATTACGCCGCCTGCATCGCTGAACTGGCCGAACTCCGGCTTGCCGCCGAACAGCGCCGCGCTGAACGAGATCATCGCGATCGCGCCGATCAGCACGAACACGATACCGATCCACAAATCAGCCTTTTCGTACTTCATGAAGCGCGGCGTGATGCGCTTGTCGATTACGTAGCTCTGCTGGAAGAACAGCTGCCACGGCGCGACGGTCGTACCGACGATGCCGATCACGAGCAGCATCACGTCCGACAGCTTCGCGTGCGCGGGCCATGCGGGCATGAACAGATGCTGCGTCATCTGCGCGACAGGCGGGTGGATCGTCACGAGCACGGGCACGAGCAGAAGGCTCAGCAGACACAGCACGATTGCAAAGCGCTCGAAGCGTTTGAAGTCGCCGGTACTGACGGCTGCCATCGTCAACGCGGCCGCAATGCACACGCCCGCCACTTTCGATACCCCGAAGAAGTCGAGCACGAACGTAATGCCAATGAACTCGGTGACGATGGTCAATGCGTTGAGTATGAACAGATCGACGACGCTGAACGCACCCCAGAACTTGCCGAAGCGTTCGAAGATCAGACGCGCGTGTCCGACGCCCGTCACGGCGCCGAGACGCAGCACCATTTCCTGATTCACGTACAGCACGGGCACGAGCAGCAGCAGCGTCCACAGAAGCGTGGTGCCGTAGTTCTGTCCCGCTTGCGTATAGGTGCCGAAAGCGCCCGCATCGTTGTCGCCGACCATCACGATGAGGCCGGGTCCGACGATCGCGAGCAGCGTGCGCAGGCGCGCGCCCCAGCTGTTGCGCGGAGCCGTGTCGTGATGCGCGATCGTGCCGAGCGCGCCGCGAATATCGCCGACATGCGCGTCGTCGAGGACGGCGGAGCGCGTCGGCAGTGCTTGTGGTGGCGTGGCCATTGTTGTTCTCCCTTGAACGGATATTGGTCGAATGATTTCCGTTATGCCGCGCTGCGCTTTCCGAGCAGGGCGGCGGCGATGCTGTACAGCTTGTGTGCGAGCGTCGCGGATACGTCGCGTCGTTCATGTTTCAGCGAAAGAAGCGCGTCATAGTGCGCGCGTGCTTCGCGGGTTTGAGGCAGGGTCGAAAGAAGCAGGAAGTGCATATCGGTTCTCCGGCACGAAGGTTCGTGCATGCGAGGCGGCAAGCGCCGGAGAATCGATGGAATCGAGTAGCCGTGGGCTTGCGTGCCTCAGTTCGTTAAAGGCAAGTCGGTGTTCAAGGGATGACTGTCACTGTCGGGCATGGCGGCTCCCGGTTAATGGATAAAACGCATCGCGGTTTGCAATACGCACGTCGATGAACGCGCGGCCACGGACGGTTCGAACTTTCGCAACGGCAAGCGACGGCATGAGCGCATGCATCCGGTTCGAACGCCATCGAACGCGCGCTGCATACGCATCTCGATACAAACACGAGACACACGATGCAACGGCGCACACGTACGCCAACGCAGGCACGTGAAGACGAAACCGCAATAGCGGCTGCGATCACGCGCGAACGCGTTGCGCACCAATGGCGCTAAACAGGATGCACGAGGATTGAAACTGCGACGCGCACCGTCTACCTGCTGGCAAGACGGCGGCTAATGAGGAAGGCGCGGACGTCTTGCCGGTCAGGCGGCGAAACTGTTCGAAAACGTACTACTGCAACTGTCCAAGGCAACGCCCCTCGTATTTCAAGATAAGAGAATTTTATGCCCGCGCACGAAGTCAAGTCAATGCACTTTCTTAAGCAGAACCGAAATATGCGGGGCATCGCACATCCGCTGTCGCGCGATGTTCACACTGGCTCGCTGCGCTTTTCTACAGGCTCTTTCTATACTGGATTGAGCCGCGAGACCGGGTCGCGCGTCGTTCATACGTCCGACCATTCATCCGGCTTTCAGATCGCCCGCTAGAAGCCAACGACCACATGGCGATCATTGGAGGGAGACATGAGCCTGTCAGCCACGCATGCCGGCGCGGAGTCCATTGGCGCGCCCGCGCCGCACAAGCCGGCGCTCCGTTCGCTGGCGCTTGCTGCATTGGGCGTCGTCTATGGCGATATCGGCACGAGTCCGCTGTACACATTGCAGACCGTGTTCGCG
This genomic interval from Paraburkholderia sabiae contains the following:
- a CDS encoding NRAMP family divalent metal transporter, whose translation is MATPPQALPTRSAVLDDAHVGDIRGALGTIAHHDTAPRNSWGARLRTLLAIVGPGLIVMVGDNDAGAFGTYTQAGQNYGTTLLWTLLLLVPVLYVNQEMVLRLGAVTGVGHARLIFERFGKFWGAFSVVDLFILNALTIVTEFIGITFVLDFFGVSKVAGVCIAAALTMAAVSTGDFKRFERFAIVLCLLSLLLVPVLVTIHPPVAQMTQHLFMPAWPAHAKLSDVMLLVIGIVGTTVAPWQLFFQQSYVIDKRITPRFMKYEKADLWIGIVFVLIGAIAMISFSAALFGGKPEFGQFSDAGGVIAGLEKYAGRTPAVLFAIALIDACIIGAAAVSLSTAYAIGDVFKIRHSLHRGVADAKGFYLVYFGIVAAAAGLVLIPGSPLGLLTEAVQTLAGVLLPSATVFLLLLCNDREVLGPWVNSKGLNLFTGAVVWALVLLSVVLTASVVYPDISGHAIIEILAGGTLLAVVAFVAATALRRLRGASVADSMPVISKAERMTWRTPPLDTLPRPAMTLPRRIWMSALRGYLVVAVALVIVKVVQLALA